A single window of Salvia splendens isolate huo1 chromosome 6, SspV2, whole genome shotgun sequence DNA harbors:
- the LOC121807585 gene encoding organelle RRM domain-containing protein 2, mitochondrial-like, translating to MAARAAVSANSGVGMGLVRKGLCSCFSSLPFNLPQSKPPPAEPSTNLFVCGLNKRTTSEGLRNAFAKYGEVVQARVVTDHATTFSKGFGFVNYATIQDAELGMKSMDGQYLDDWVIFVEYAIPRGSFPK from the exons ATGGCAGCGAGGGCGGCGGTTTCCGCTAATTCTGGAGTTGGAATGGGATTAGTAAGAAAGGGTTTGTGCTCTTGTTTTTCCAGCCTTCCCTTTAATCTACCTCAATCTAAGCCTCCTCCCGCCGAACCCTCTACAAATCTATTCGTCTGTG GGCTTAACAAACGcacaacaagtgaaggccttcgTAATGCTTTTGCTAAATATGGCGAAGTTGTCCAAG CTAGAGTTGTTACTGATCATGCTACTACATTCTCTAAGGGTTTTGGTTTCGTGAATTATGCAACAATACAAGATGCTGAATTAGGCATGAAAAGCATGGATGGCCAG TATTTGGATGATTGGGTTATATTTGTGGAGTATGCAATACCAAGAGGTTCTTTCCCCAAATGA
- the LOC121807584 gene encoding desiccation protectant protein Lea14 homolog, with the protein MDLIEKAKNYVSDKIANVPVPEATVADVDLKGFGLDGITLLAKVSVANPYGVPIPICQIAYVVKSNERVVASGTIPDPGSLKASASTVLEVTVKVPHSAAVSLVRDIAGDWDIDYCLELGLIIDLPVVGNFTIPISYKGEMKLPSVSDFFSGSSGETNEKVVTK; encoded by the coding sequence ATGGACCTTATAGAAAAGGCAAAGAACTACGTCTCCGATAAGATCGCGAACGTGCCGGTGCCGGAGGCGACGGTGGCGGACGTGGATCTGAAAGGATTCGGCCTCGACGGAATCACTCTCCTCGCCAAGGTCTCCGTCGCCAACCCCTACGGCGTCCCCATCCCGATCTGCCAGATCGCCTACGTCGTGAAGAGCAACGAGAGGGTGGTCGCCTCCGGCACCATCCCCGACCCCGGATCTCTCAAGGCCAGCGCCAGCACGGTGCTCGAGGTCACCGTCAAGGTGCCGCACAGCGCCGCCGTCAGCCTCGTCCGCGACATCGCCGGCGATTGGGACATCGATTATTGCCTGGAGCTAGGCCTCATCATCGATCTCCCCGTCGTCGGGAATTTCACCATTCCGATCTCCTATAAGGGTGAGATGAAGCTGCCATCCGTTTCCGACTTTTTCTCCGGATCATCGGGTGAGACTAACGAGAAAGTCGTGACCAAATAG
- the LOC121809598 gene encoding calcium/calmodulin-regulated receptor-like kinase 1 translates to MEGESSGLIIGLSIGVVIGVVLAVTAFFCFKYHRKNSQIGNSSSRRNATIPIRANGVDSCATDSSLGTESPKSVMPSSMPLWLRGLKKVNLVTATGILEYSYKDLQKATYNFTTLIGKGAYGPVYKAQMSAEETVAVKVLATDSKQGEKEFHTEVMLLGRLHHRNLVNLVGYCAEKNQHMLIYVYMSRGSLASHLYNEILQPLSWELRVQIALDVARGLEYLHDGAVPSVIHRDIKSSNILLDHSMRARVADFGLSREEMVNKKVSNIQGTFGYLDPEYISTRSFTKKSDVYSYGVLLFELIAARNPLQGLMEYVELAAMNTDGKVGWEELADPRLDGRVDVEELNEVAALAHKCVNPAAKKRPSMRDIVQELSKIHKSSHVRRKQKEPRTPRVDSVIVNMEQLDRRSPTSQHQRVESLDSTADSIDV, encoded by the exons ATGGAAGGGGAATCATCAGGCTTAATTATCGGGTTATCGATTGGAGTGGTCATCGGAGTTGTTTTGGCTGTAACAGCATTTTTTTGCTTCAAGTATCATAGGAAGAATTCCCAAATAGGAAATAGCAGCTCTAGGAGGAATGCAACGATCCCAATACGTGCAAATGGGGTTGATTCTTGTGCAACAGATTCATCGCTTGGCACTGAATCACCTAAGTCTGTGATGCCGAGTAGTATGCCCTTGTGGCTTAGGGGGCTTAAGAAGGTGAATTTAGTCACTGCAACAGGCATACTGGAGTATTCCTACAA GGACCTGCAGAAAGCAACATACAATTTTACAACTTTAATTGGTAAAGGGGCTTATGGTCCAGTTTATAAAGCTCAGATGTCTGCTGAAGAGACTGTTGCTGTTAAAGTGCTGGCCACTGATTCAAAGCAGGGTGAGAAAGAGTTCCATACAGAG GTTATGCTATTAGGAAGGTTACACCACAGGAACCTTGTGAATTTGGTTGGGTATTGTGCAGAGAAAAACCAACATATGCTTATTTACGTATATATGAGCAGAGGAAGTTTGGCTTCACATTTGTACA ATGAGATTCTTCAGCCTTTGAGTTGGGAATTAAGGGTTCAAATAGCCCTCGATGTGGCTAGGGGCTTGGAATATCTTCATGACGGG GCAGTTCCATCTGTGATACATCGTGATATCAAATCCTCAAATATTTTGTTGGATCATTCCATGAGAGCCAGG GTAGCAGATTTTGGACTTTCAAGAGAAGAGATGGTTAACAAGAAAGTCTCTAATATTCAAGGGACTTTTGGGTATCTTGATCCTGAATACATATCGACCCGGTCATTTACAAAAAAAAGTGATGTTTACAGCTATGGGGTGTTGCTTTTTGAACTTATTGCGGCAAGAAACCCCCTACAGGGTCTCATGGAGTATGTTGAGCTG GCAGCCATGAACACCGATGGAAAAGTTGGATGGGAGGAACTTGCTGATCCTCGTCTAGATGGGAGAGTTGACGTGGAAGAACTCAATGAAGTGGCTGCCCTTGCACACAAATGTGTAAACCCTGCAGCTAAAAAGAGACCAAGCATGAGGGACATTGTTCAGGAGCTCTCAAAGATTCATAAATCCAGCCATGTTAGGCGGAAGCAGAAAGAACCCAGGACTCCTAGGGTAGATTCTGTCATTGTCAACATGGAACAATTAGATCGTCGCAGCCCAACTTCTCAACACCAAAGAGTGGAATCACTAGACAGCACGGCCGACTCCATTGATGTTTAA
- the LOC121809301 gene encoding 60S ribosomal protein L8: protein MGRVIRAQRKGAGSVFKSHTHHRKGPARFRSLDFGERNGYLKGVVTEIIHDPGRGAPLARVTFRHPFRFQHQKELFVAAEGMYTGQFVYCGKKANLVVGNVLPLRSVPEGAVICNVEHHVGDRGVFARASGDYAIVISHNPDNGTSRIKLPSGAKKIVPSGCRAMIGQVAGGGRTEKPMLKAGNAYHKFRVKRNSWPKVRGVAMNPVEHPHGGGNHQHIGHASTVRRDAPPGQKVGLIAARRTGRLRGQAAATAAKADKA, encoded by the exons ATGGGTCGTGTAATCCGGGCACAGCGTAAGGGTGCGGGTTCGGTGTTCAAGTCACACACCCACCACCGCAAGGGTCCGGCCCGATTCCGCTCCCTCGACTTCGGCGAGCGCAACGGTTACCTCAAGGGAGTCGTCACCGAGATCATCCACGACCCCGGCCGTGGTGCTCCCCTCGCCCGCGTCACCTTCCGCCATCCCTTCCGATTCCAGCACCAGAAGGAGCTCTTCGTCGCCGCCGAGGGTATGTACACCGGCCAGTTCGTCTACTGCGGGAAGAAGGCTAACCTCGTCGTCGGAAACGTTCTGCCCCTCAGATCCGTTCCCGAGGGAGCTGTCATCTGCAACGTCGAGCACCATGTCGGTGACCGTGGTGTTTTCGCCAGGGCTTCTGGTGACTACGCTATCGTCATCTCGCACAACCCCGATAATGGCACTTCCAG AATTAAGCTCCCATCCGGAGCCAAAAAGATTGTGCCGAGTGGCTGCCGTGCAATGATTGGTCAGGTTGCTGGAGGAGGGCGTACTGAGAAGCCCATGTTGAAGGCAGGAAATGCGTACCACAAGTTCAGGGTGAAGAGAAACTCATGGCCCAAGGTCCGTGGTGTTGCCATGAACCCAGTGGAGCATCCCCATGGTGGTGGTAACCATCAACATATTGGTCATGCCAGTACTGTGCGCCGTGATGCGCCACCTGGACAGAAGGTTGGTCTTATTGCAGCCAGGAGGACTGGTCGGCTCCGTGGTCAAGCTGCTGCTACAGCTGCTAAGGCTGACAAGGCTTAG
- the LOC121806586 gene encoding uncharacterized protein LOC121806586 has protein sequence MAPLQILWLLLVCLPLCYSTSIHDLLKSMGLPPGLFPKDVMSYTFSPSGLLQVYLDGPCLTRFDTMALYESELRANLTHGSLTGVQGLSQEELFLWLPVKDIIVNDPTSGLILFDIGLAHKQLSLSLFEDPPDCSTKGKLKELRGKEKGFV, from the exons ATGGCGCCCCTCCAAATCCTGTGGCTCCTCCTTGTTTGTCTCCCGCTGTGCTACTCCACCTCCATCCACGACCTCCTTAAATCCATGGGCCTGCCGCCCGGCCTCTTCCCCAAGGACGTCATGTCCTACACCTTCTCGCCCTCGGGCCTCCTCCAAGTCTACCTCGACGGCCCCTGTCTCACCAGATTCGACACCATGGCTCTGTACGAGAGTGAACTCCGCGCTAATCTCACCCACGGCAGCCTCACCGGCGTCCAGGGCCTCTCACAGGAAGAGCTCTTCCTCTGGCTCCCCGTCAAGGACATAATCGTCAATGACCCCACCTCCGGCTTAATCCTCTTCGATATCGGACTTGCTCACAAGCagctctccctctctctcttcgaGGATCCGCCCGATTGCTCCACCAAGG GTAAATTGAAGGAGCTGAGAGGAAAAGAGAAGGGATTTGTGTAG